In Scatophagus argus isolate fScaArg1 chromosome 7, fScaArg1.pri, whole genome shotgun sequence, a genomic segment contains:
- the LOC124061337 gene encoding cadherin EGF LAG seven-pass G-type receptor 1-like isoform X1 gives MDFSLSSVRVYCFCCLFLPPLAGLQSGVVLLDVSVGPAWIYRIDRDLTPASVRRFIHIHRRTGIIFLSEEPDCALWRNSVPVYVQVRSQTGPHESILIRLKLTLHTRDCGIRPGRRSVNPAVSVHMRLRSSAVPSCVLTHDLQSKVHDHLPHFLRRGKRVRISCAVKGQKKSFSGAFSPMCFASELHAVCRLWDSGGSPTSTQVFLKLVAASPPRDVTRVFPERSRRGAVVNSAPQFQLPNYQVSVPENEPAMTRVITLKALDGDLGAAGQVNYDMEALFDSRSNDYFQIDMKTGCISTLQPLDREVKDTHIFRVVATDNGKPRRSSTAYLTITVSDTNDHTPVFEQTEYRVDLRENVDTGFEVLTIRATDGDAPSNANMIYRIVGEEDPAIFEINPRSGLVRITERPDRERVSQYQLVVEASDRGRDPGPRSATATVLINVEDENDNYPHFTQRRYIIQVLESVAVNTRVAQVEATDEDQGDNGKVYYSIISGNVRGQFYIHSPTGVIDLISPLDYETIREYKLRVKAQDGGRPPLINSTGLVVIQVVDMNDNAPMFVSTPLQATILENVAIGHSVIHIQAIDADSGNNSHLEYRLADAGLGFPFIINNSTGWVTVSTELDRETTELYTFWVEAVDHGVPALSSSASVSVTVLDVNDNVPTFTQALYNVKINEDAAAGTSVLLLSAIDRDANSIVTYQISSGNTRNRFSITSQNAGGLITLALPLDYKQERQYVLTVTASDGMRQDTAQVYVNVTDANTHRPVFQSTNYQVTLGEDQPIGSTVVIISATDEDTGENACISYIMEDNVPQFKIHPQTGAVTTQTDVDYEDQASFTLAIIAHDHGIPEKSDTTYVEIIVLDANDNAPQFLRDLYQGSVFEDVPVYTSVLQVSASDRDTGANGRVSYSFHSGHDGDGDFFIEPYSGIVRTARKLDRENVAAYQLHAVAVDKGVPPLRAMVDIQVSVQDINDNAPVFEKDEMDIYVMENSPVGSIVARITATDPDEGTNAQILFQIVEGNIPEVFQLDIFNGDLIALADLDYESKSKYTIIIQATSAPLVSRATIHIHLLDVNDNVPVLQDFEIIFNNYISNRSDTFPAGPIGSVPARDPDVTDKLRFSFIEGNELNLLILNQANGELQLSRDLDNNRPLEASMKIQVSDGVHRVTAVCSLRVSIITDDMLTNSVTVRLDNMSQQHFLSPLLSLFVEAVAAVLSTRRDHVFVFSIQNDSSVEGNVLNVTLSALKPPEDHDALGGGFLSSETLQEQIYLNRTLLTQLSNQLVLPFDDNVCLREPCENYMKCVSVLSFHSTAAFAVSDTLLFRSIQPVGGLRCRCPPGFSGENCETEVDQCYSSPCLNGGTCHSTEGRFNCQCPHKHTGERCQVDSGSGRCVPGVCKNGGRCVDLQAGGFTCRCPSGDFQTTYCEETSRSFPRRSFVTYRGLRQRFHFRLSLRFATTDRNSLLLFNGRFNQKHDFIALEIINAQIQLTFSAGENRTSVKTFVEGGVSDGEWHSVHLHYHNKPRVGRLGVPLGPSGEKVAVVAVDDCDVEVAIRFGSRIRNYSCAAQRAQTGPKKSLDLTGPLLLGGVPDLPEDFPVRSRDFEGCIRDLTIDGQQVDLARFISNNGTSAGCGVKQDFCSRTLCLNGGVCVNRWSSYTCRCLLGFGGKNCEQVMPSPLKFNGEALVWWAEPEVTVSVPWYLGLMFRTRHGAGSLLMADAGKSSRIHLLVSNSHLTFQVFVGVKRVALLVFHQTRVDDGEWHHVLMELKSSKDGKDIKYLAEVSLDYGLFQWQVEIGNELPGLRLKSLFVGGLMKKNGSVVNGWRGCIQGVRMGETSMRLAHVDLREGRRVGVEDGCDVVDSCGDAVCPPHSRCRDLWEGHTCTCQPGFLGRDCVDVCLLNPCQHNSTCVHQPSSARGYRCRCGDSYHGEYCQHRWARSDVPCARGWWGHPVCGPCDCDVSKGFNRDCNKTTGECSCKENYFRPDGSDSCFPCDCFQLGSLSRACDPQSGQCLCRTGVVGRQCNTCDNPYAEVTSGGCVVVYDVCPRVFESGLWWPRTHFNQPAAVRCPRGFTGRAARHCDEQHGWLRPLLFNCTSLSFRDLHHQEEELQRNGSRLDGDRSRRIAAMLREATNQKAVLHGRDLQSAFSLLSQLLRYESQQHGFNMAATQDRHFHQNIIQTGSFLLERSGELQHQVQRSEGGASRLLRSFELYGQNLAKNTKKTYMKPFIILSPNIIFSVDFLDSSRMKPRLSDVQPELPVGLQASVDFQQFTSHDDVKPAPVSTKAPTEQPGDVTTDVTADVSQAASPSSESSLLVAVVIVYRTLGDLLPQRALSRSVINTPVVTLMTHSEGVSWPRPLNRPVILQLRLLVREGRVRPRCVVWSHTAGVSRSGGWSSTGCDLMSRNQTHVTCRCVDASSVAVVMDVSRREREEVLPLKLITFTSLSSSLLFLLVTFVLLLVLTNLRSNLHSIHLNQVTSVFLSQLIFLLSIDQTQNQSVCTLAAIVLHYCCMCSFCWMLVEELHVYRMMTEIRNINHRHMTFYYATGWGLPAFVTGLSVGLDPGGFGCSEFCWLSVQDSVMWSIAGPFTAVVTVTVVMFALAVKQSIAQRKTSSEMAALSSSLRSAILLLLLLSASWLSGLLALNSDVISFHYLFSIFSCVQGVCFFFSYCVFNRELRMNLKEIFIRRKTSRELRNNHTPVLTRSLNRKPSFSGDEGIYRTAIGESTASLNRSDSGLKCPASSGSTRKCFHGNNSSSTVTRKQFRRRDSDSSDCSSDASFHSSGSEDERQARKHQWDNRRQEEKKNTTLQGQILSNHVMLHWLVEDSEQLSQEGGGRGGGEVKLSVETGVNVEQLSNQSTAENGASPSSPDSNQQPMRRRGILKTRTPPPPAVTDRNRKYLPSEAPPLVSPSSSSPTNHSFRQVARGNGALIPPLSPRQQYSGVTMVTRTRLTTNHESDCSDETSI, from the exons ATGGATTTCTCTCTCAGCTCGGTTCGAGtttactgtttctgttgtttgtttcttcctccGCTGGCCGGGCTGCAGTCCGGCGTCGTGCTGCTGGACGTGTCGGTGGGACCGGCTTGGATCTATCGCATTGATCGGGATTTAACTCCCGCTTCTGTCCGCCGCTTTATTCACATCCACCGACGAACCGGgatcatttttctctctgaagaGCCGGACTGCGCGTTGTGGAGAAACTCTGTTCCGGTCTATGTTCAGGTCCGATCACAGACTGGTCCCCACGAGTCCATCCTGATCCGCCTCAAGCTGACCCTCCACACCCGGGACTGTGGGATCCGACCCGGGCGACGGTCCGTTAACCCTGCGGTGAGTGTTCATATGCGGCTCCGGTCCAGCGCGGTGCCTTCCTGTGTCCTCACGCACGATCTGCAGAGCAAAGTTCACGATCACCTGCCGCATTTTCTGCGCAGAGGCAAACGTGTTCGGATTTCCTGTGCGGTTAAAGGACAGAAGAAAAGTTTCTCTGGTGCTTTTAGCCCCATGTGTTTCGCGTCTGAGCTGCACGCTGTTTGTAGGCTGTGGGACTCTGGCGGCTCTCCCACCTCCACTCAGGTGTTCCTGAAGCTCGTGGCTGCTTCTCCACCTCGTGACGTCACGCGGGTGTTTCCTGAGCGCAGCAGACGTGGGGCAGTGGTGAACTCTGCTCCTCAGTTTCAGCTGCCCAATTATCAGGTGTCTGTACCTGAGAACGAGCCGGCGATGACACGTGTCATCACACTGAAAGCTCTGGATGGAGACCTTGGAGCCGCAGGTCAGGTAAACTACGACATGGAGGCTCTGTTCGACAGCCGGTCCAACGACTACTTCCAGATCGACATGAAGACTGGCTGCATTTCCACCCTGCAGCCGCTGGACCGGGAGGTCAAggacacacacatcttcagGGTCGTTGCCACAGACAACGGGAAGCCGAGGAGGTCGTCCACTGCGTACCTCACCATCACTGTCAGCGACACAAACGACCACACGCCGGTGTTCGAGCAGACAGAGTACAGGGTTGACCTCAGGGAGAATGTGGACACGGGGTTTGAGGTGCTGACCATCAGGGCGACGGATGGAGATGCTCCGTCCAACGCCAACATGATCTACAGGATTGTCGGTGAGGAGGACCCTGCCATTTTCGAGATCAACCCCAGGAGCGGATTGGTCCGAATTACAGAACGCCCCGATCGGGAACGCGTGTCACAGTACCAGCTGGTGGTGGAGGCCAGCGATCGGGGCAGAGATCCAGGGCCCCGCAGCGCCACGGCCACAGTGTTGATCAATGTGGAGGATGAGAACGACAACTATCCACACTTCACTCAGAGACGTTACATCATCCAGGTGTTGGAGAGTGTGGCAGTGAACACCAGAGTGGCTCAGGTGGAAGCCACAGATGAGGACCAAGGTGACAATGGTAAAGTGTACTACAGCATCATCAGCGGCAACGTTAGGGGCCAGTTCTACATCCACTCCCCAACCGGCGTCATCGACCTCATTAGCCCTCTGGACTATGAGACCATCAGGGAGTACAAGCTTCGAGTCAAAGCTCAGGATGGCGGCCGCCCTCCACTGATTAACAGCACCGGGCTCGTTGTCATTCAGGTGGTGGATATGAACGACAATGCCCCCATGTTCGTCAGCACGCCACTCCAGGCAACCATCCTGGAGAATGTGGCTATTGGCCACTCTGTGATCCACATCCAGGCCATTGATGCAGACTCGGGTAACAACTCTCACCTGGAGTATCGACTGGCCGACGCAGGGCTGGGCTTCCCCTTCATTATCAACAACAGCACTGGGTGGGTGACCGTCAGCACAGAGCTCGACAGGGAGACCACTGAGCTGTACACTTTTTGGGTGGAAGCAGTGGATCATGGCGTCCCTGCCTTGTcgtcctctgcctctgtcagcGTGACAGTCCTCGATGTGAATGATAATGTTCCCACATTTACTCAGGCACTTTACAACGTAAAAATCAACGAGGATGCTGCCGCAGGAACCAGCGTGCTGCTGCTGTCCGCCATCGACCGCGACGCCAACAGCATCGTGACCTATCAGATCTCCAGTGGAAACACCAGGAACAGGTTCTCCATCACCAGCCAGAATGCTGGAGGTCTGATCACTTTGGCATTGCCACTGGACTATAAGCAGGAGCGGCAGTACGTCCTGACGGTGACGGCGTCAGATGGCATGCGTCAAGATACAGCACAGGTTTATGTCAACGTCACCGATGCCAACACCCACCGGCCAGTGTTCCAGAGCACCAACTACCAGGTGACGCTGGGTGAGGACCAGCCCATCGGCTCCACTGTAGTCATCATCAGTGCCACAGATGAAGACACGGGAGAGAATGCTTGCATCAGTTATATCATGGAGGACAATGTGCCGCAGTTCAAAATCCACCCACAAACAGGTGCCGTCACCACTCAAACTGACGTTGACTATGAGGACCAGGCCTCCTTTACCCTCGCCATCATTGCCCACGACCACGGTATCCCTGAAAAATCGGACACCACGTACGTCGAGATCATCGTGTTGGATGCCAATGATAATGCCCCACAGTTCCTGAGAGACCTCTACCAGGGTTCTGTATTTGAAGATGTTCCAGTTTACACCAGTGTGCTGCAGGTCTCTGCCTCTGACCGAGACACCGGTGCTAACGGCAGAGTCAGCTACTCCTTCCACAGCGGCCATGATGGGGACGGAGACTTCTTCATCGAGCCGTACTCTGGCATCGTCAGGACAGCCAGGAAACTGGACCGAGAGAATGTGGCGGCGTACCAACTTCACGCTGTTGCTGTGGACAAAGGTGTCCCTCCTCTCAGAGCGATGGTGGACATCCAGGTGTCCGTGCAGGACATCAATGATAACGCTCCTGTGTTTGAGAAAGATGAGATGGACATCTATGTGATGGAGAACAGTCCTGTTGGCTCCATCGTGGCTCGAATCACAGCTACAGATCCTGATGAAGGAACGAACGCTCAAATCCTGTTTCAGATTGTAGAGGGGAACATCCCGGAAGTCTTCCAGTTGGACATCTTTAATGGGGACCTCATTGCTCTCGCTGACTTGGATTATGAGTCCAAATCAAAGTACACCATCATAATCCAAGCCACCTCGGCTCCTTTAGTGAGCCGGGCCACCATCCACATCCATCTGCTGGACGTCAATGACAACGTTCCTGTCCTGCAGGActttgaaatcattttcaaCAACTACATCAGCAACCGGTCCGACACCTTCCCTGCTGGACCAATTGGGTCAGTGCCAGCCCGGGACCCGGATGTGACAGATAAACTGAGGTTCAGTTTTATAGAGGGGAACGAGCTGAACCTGCTGATCCTGAACCAGGCCAACGGggagctgcagctcagcagggACCTGGACAACAACAGACCTCTGGAAGCCTCCATGAAGATCCAAGTTAGCG atGGTGTCCACCGAGTGACGGCTGTCTGCTCGCTGCGAGTCTCCATCATCACTGACGACATGCTGACCAACAGCGTCACCGTCCGTTTGGACAACATGTCTcagcagcacttcctgtcccctctgctgtctctgtttgtggAGGCTGTGGCCGCCGTCCTCTCAACCCGCCGAGACCACGTCTTTGTCTTCAGCATCCAGAATGACTCCTCAGTGGAGGGAAACGTCCTGAACGTGACGCTTTCAGCCCTGAAGCCGCCTGAGGACCATGACGCACTGGGAGGCGGTTTCCTGTCATCTGAGACGCTACAGGAGCAGATCTACCTGAACCGGACGCTGCTGACACAGTTGTCCAATCAGCTCGTCCTGCCGTTTGACGATAACGTCTGTCTGCGCGAGCCCTGCGAGAACTACATGAAGTGTGTGTCGGTGCTGAGCTTCCACAGCACGGCGGCGTTTGCCGTGTCCGACACGCTGCTCTTCAGGTCCATCCAGCCGGTGGGGGGGCTGAGGTGTCGCTGCCCACCCGGTTTCTCTGGAGAAAACTGTGAGACGGAGGTCGACCAGTGCTACTCTTCACCGTGTCTGAATGGAGGGACGTGTCACAGCACAGAGGGACGATTCAACTGCCAGTGTCCTCACAAACACACCG gcGAGCGGTGTCAGGTGGACTCTGGGTCTGGACGCTGTGTCCCAGGTGTGTGTAAGAATGGAGGCAGGTGTGTTGACCTGCAGGCCGGCGGGTTCACATGTCGATGTCCCAGTGGAGACTTTCAGACGACGTACTGTGAGGAGACGAGTCGAAGCTTCCCGAGACGGTCCTTTGTCACCTACAGAGGCCTGAGACAGAGATTCCACTTCCGTCTGTCCCTCAG GTTTGCGACCACAGACAGGAactctctgctgttgtttaacGGCCGATTCAACCAGAAACACGACTTCATCGCTCTGGAGATCATCAACGCGCAGATTCAGCTCACCTTCTCTGCAG gagaaaacaggacCTCTGTGAAGACGTTTGTGGAGGGCGGAGTCAGTGACGGCGAGTGGCACTCGGTTCATCTGCACTAccacaacaag ccACGTGTCGGGCGTCTCGGCGTTCCTCTCGGTCCGTCTGGTGAGAAGGTGGCGGTGGTTGCCGTGGACGACTGTGATGTGGAGGTGGCAATTCGTTTTGGCAGCCGGATCAGAAACTATTCATGTGCCGCTCAACGAGCTCAGACTGGACCGAAgaa GTCGTTGGATCTGACAGGACCTCTGCTGCTCGGTGGCGTCCCTGACCTGCCGGAGGATTTCCCCGTCAGGAGTCGAGACTTTGAGGGTTGCATCAGAGATCTGACCATCGATGGACAGCAGGTGGACTTGGCTCGATTCATCTCCAACAATGGCACCAGCGCAG GCTGTGGAGTAAAGCAGGATTTCTGCAGCAGGACGTTGTGTCTGAATGGAGGAGTCTGTGTGAACAGGTGGAGTTCCTACACCTGTCGGTGTCTGCTTGGCTTCGGAGGAAAAAACTGTGAACAAG TCATGCCGTCCCCTCTGAAGTTTAACGGTGAGGCATTGGTGTGGTGGGCGGAGCCTGAGGTGACCGTCAGTGTGCCCTGGTACCTGGGTCTGATGTTCAGAACGAGACACGGAGCTGGATCTCTGCTGATGGCTGACGCTGGAAAATCGTCCAGGATTCATCTGCTG GTCAGCAACAGTCACCTGACTTTCCAGGTGTTTGTGGGTGTGAAGCGAGTCGCTCTGCTGGTCTTCCACCAGACTCGAGTCGATGACGGCGAGTGGCATCACGTCCTGATGGAGCTGAAGAGCAGCAAAGATGGAAAGGATATCAAATACCTGGCTGAGGTGTCTTTGGACTACGGCTTGTTTCAG TGGCAGGTGGAGATTGGGAATGAGCTGCCGGGTCTCAGGTTGAAGAGTCTGTTTGTTGGAGGTCTGATGAAGAAGAACGGCTCTGTGGTGAACGGATGGAGAGGCTGCATCCAG GGTGTGAGGATGGGTGAGACTTCCATGAGACTGGCTCACGTTGACCTGCGGGAGGGTCGGAGGGTCGGCGTAGAGGACGGATGTGATGTGGTCGACTCCTGCGGCGACGCCGTCTGTCCGCCACACAGTCGCTGCAGAGACCTCTGGGAAGGTCACACCTGTACCTGCCAGCCAG GATTCCTTGGGAGGGACTGTGTGGACGTGTGTCTCCTGAACCCCTGTCAGCACAACTCCACCTGCGTCCACCAACCGAGCTCCGCCCGCGGATATCGCTGTCGCTGTGGAGACAGTTACCATGGAGAGTACTGTCAGCACAGGTGGGCCAG ATCGGATGTGCCGTGTGCTCGGGGCTGGTGGGGGCATCCAGTCTGTGGTCCCTGTGACTGTGATGTTTCTAAAGGATTCAACAGAGACTGCAACAAGACTACAGGAGAGTGCAGCTGTAAG gagaATTATTTCCGTCCAGATGGCAGCGACTCGTGCTTCCCCTGCGACTGTTTCCAGCTGGGCTCTTTGTCTCGTGCCTGTGACCCTCAGAGCGGTCAGTGTCTCTGCAGGACAGGTGTGGTGGGACGTCAGTGCAACACCTGCGACAACCCGTACGCCGAGGTCACGTCGGGAGGCTGCGTGG TCGTGTATGACGTCTGTCCGCGGGTGTTTGAATCTGGACTCTGGTGGCCGAGAACTCACTTTAATCAACCTGCAGCTGTGAGGTGTCCTCGAGGTTTCACAG GTAGAGCCGCACGCCACTGTGACGAGCAACATGGCTGGCTCCGTCCCCTCCTCTTCAACTGCACCTCACTGAGCTTCAGAGACCTCCACCACCAG gaggaggagcttcagAGAAACGGGTCACGATTGGACGGGGACAGGTCACGGAGGATCGCTGCGATGCTGCGGGAGGCGACCAATCAGAAGGCTGTTCTTCACGGCCGTGACCTGCAGTCAGCGTTCAGCCTGCTGAGTCAGCTGCTGCGGTACGAGAGCCAACAACACGGCTTCAACATGGCCGCCACGCAGGACCGCCACTTCCACCAG AATATTATTCAGACTGGGAGCTTCCTGTTGGAGCGGAGCGGCGAGCTGCAGCATCAGGTTCAAAGGTCAGAGGGCGGAGCTTCACGTCTGCTAAGGAGCTTCGAGCTTTACGGCCAAAACCTCGCCAAGAACACGAAGAAGACCTACATGAAGCCCTTCATCATCCTCAGTCCAAACATCA TCTTCTCAGTGGACTTCctggacagcagcaggatgaagcCCCGCCTCTCTGATGTCCAGCCTGAACTTCCTGTTGGCCTTCAGGCTTCTGTTGATTTCCAGCAATTCACATCACATGATGACGTTAAACCTGCTCCAG TTTCTACGAAGGCGCCAACTGAGCAGCCTGGTGATGTCACCACTGATGTCACTGCTGATGTCAGCCAGGCTGCGTCACCTTCCTCTGAGTCTTCGCTGCTGGTCGCTGTCGTGATCGTCTACAGGACTCTGGGAGATCTGCTGCCGCAGAG agcgCTGAGTCGATCTGTCATCAACACACCTGTTGTCACCTTGATGACGCACAGTGAAGGAGTGTCCTGGCCCCGCCCCCTAAACCGCCCTGTCATTCTGCAGCTCCGCCTACTGGTGAGAGAGGGGCGAGTGAGGCCGCGATGTGTTGTCTGGAGTCACACAGCAGG GGTGAGCAGGTCAGGCGGCTGGTCCTCCACAGGCTGTGATCTGATGAGCAGGAATCAAACTCACGTCACCTGTCGTTGTGTTGACGCGTCCAGCGTTGCCGTGGTGATGGACGTCTCCAGGAGAGAG cgTGAGGAAGTTCTTCCTCTGAAGCTCATCACGTTCACCTCACTCTCCTCCTCgctgctcttcctcctcgtcaccttcgtcctcctcctcgtcctcacAAACCTGCGCTCCAACCTGCACAGCATCCACCTGAACCAGGTGACCTCCGTCTTCCTGTCGCAGCTCATCTTCCTGCTCTCCATCGACCAAACGCAGAACCAGTCCGTGTGCACGCTGGCGGCCATCGTGCTGCATTACTGCTGCATGTGTTCGTTCTGCTGGATGTTGGTGGAGGAGCTGCACGTCTACCGCATGATGACAGAGATACGCAACATCAACCACCGTCACATGACCTTCTACTACGCTACTGGCTGGGGCCTCCCGGCTTTCGTCACGG GTCTTTCTGTCGGTCTGGATCCTGGTGGTTTTGGGTGCTCGGAGTTCTGTTGGCTTTCTGTTCAGGACTCTGTGATGTGGAGCATCGCCGGACCCTTCACTGCTGTCGTCACg gTTACCGTGGTGATGTTTGCCCTGGCAGTTAAACAGTCCATAGCACAGAGAAAGACGAGCTCTGAGATGGCTGCTCTAAG ctcctctctgaGGTCAGCCATCTTGTTGCTGTTGCTCCTCAGCGCCTCCTGGCTGTCAGGTCTGCTGGCACTCAACAGTGATGTCATTTCCTTCCACTACCTGTTCTCCATCTTCAGCTGCGTGCAG GGcgtctgcttcttcttctcctacTGTGTCTTCAACAGAGAGCTGAGGATGAACCTGAAGGAGATCTTCATCAGGAGGAAGACGAGCCGAGAGCTGAGGAACAACCACACGCCTGTGCTGACC CGCTCGCTGAACAGGAAGCCGTCGTTCTCTGGAGATGAAGGGATTTATCGAACCGCCATCGGAGAGTCGACAGCATCTCTGAACAG GAGTGACTCAGGACTGAAATGTCCCGCATCCTCCGGCTCCACCAGGAagtgtttccatggtaacaaCAGCTCCTCCACAGTAACCCGGAAACAATTCAGAAGAAGAG actcGGACAGCTCGGACTGCAGCTCTGATGCTTCGTTTCACTCGTCTGGCAGTGAGGACGAACGACAGGCTCGGAAACATCAGTGGGACAACCGGAgacaagaagagaagaagaacacaacactgcagg GTCAAATTCTGTCCAATCACGTGATGCTTCACTGGCTGGTGGAGGACAGCGAGCAGCTCAgtcaggaaggaggaggaagaggaggtggggaggtGAAGCTCAGTGTGGAGACCGGAGTTAACGTGGAGCAGCTGAGTAACCAATCAACCGCTGAGAATGGAGCGTCGCCCAGCTCACCTGACAGCAACCAGCAGCCAATGAGACGTCGAG GGATCTTAAAGACCAGgacccctcctccccctgcagtgacagacaggaacaggaagtacCTCCCCAGTGAAGCCCCGCCCCTCGTCAgcccttcatcctcctctccaacTAATCACAGCTTCCGTCAGGTCGCCAGGGGAAACGGAGCACTCATCCCACCTCTGTCACCGCGGCAGCAGTACAGTGGAGTCACCATGGTAACCAGGACAAGGCTGACAACCAATCACGAGTCTGA CTGCAGCGATGAAACTTCCATCTGA